One stretch of Amycolatopsis sp. 195334CR DNA includes these proteins:
- a CDS encoding AraC family transcriptional regulator: protein MADAIGLLRPRTVIEPSLRAAGEWALRFGAFPHVRVGGLVRGTCWLVLDGREPVLLHEGDTFMLGNPPPYVLASTPEVRPRPAESVWATAEDGFARIGLESEEDLYLCVGHLAFDDRNACVLTDLLPPLVIVRAADPRGRQLGQLIEMLATEVEATATGGSLVQNHLAQVLLVHMLRAHACQTDQPIGWLGALNQDGIGVALRAMHADVGHSWTVGELAAISHMSRSAFAQAFKDQIGTSPLEYLIQWRMRLARDALARGELSISELASATGYSSESAFSTAFRRVVGSSPKTFRDEARASTASRSA from the coding sequence GTGGCTGACGCGATCGGCCTGCTCCGGCCCCGCACGGTGATCGAGCCCAGCCTCCGGGCCGCGGGGGAGTGGGCGCTGCGCTTCGGCGCGTTTCCGCACGTGCGGGTCGGCGGCCTCGTGCGCGGCACGTGCTGGCTGGTTCTCGACGGGCGCGAACCGGTGCTCCTGCACGAGGGTGACACGTTCATGCTGGGCAACCCGCCGCCCTACGTGCTGGCCAGCACGCCCGAGGTGAGGCCGCGCCCGGCGGAGTCGGTGTGGGCGACTGCCGAGGACGGGTTCGCGCGGATCGGCCTGGAGTCCGAAGAGGACCTTTACCTCTGCGTCGGGCACCTCGCGTTCGACGACCGGAACGCCTGCGTTCTGACCGATCTCCTGCCGCCGCTGGTGATCGTGCGCGCGGCCGACCCCCGGGGCAGGCAGCTGGGGCAGCTGATCGAAATGCTGGCCACCGAGGTCGAGGCCACCGCGACCGGCGGATCGCTGGTGCAGAACCACCTCGCCCAGGTCCTGCTCGTGCACATGCTGCGCGCCCACGCCTGCCAGACCGATCAGCCGATCGGCTGGCTGGGCGCGCTGAACCAGGACGGCATCGGTGTCGCGCTGCGTGCCATGCACGCGGACGTGGGGCACTCCTGGACCGTCGGCGAACTCGCTGCCATCAGTCACATGTCGCGGTCCGCGTTCGCCCAGGCCTTCAAGGACCAGATCGGGACCTCGCCGCTGGAGTACCTGATCCAGTGGCGCATGAGACTCGCGCGGGACGCCCTGGCCCGCGGCGAACTCTCGATCTCGGAGTTGGCCTCGGCGACCGGGTACAGCTCCGAGAGCGCGTTCAGCACCGCTTTCCGCCGCGTGGTCGGTTCGTCACCCAAGACCTTCCGGGACGAGGCAAGGGCTTCGACGGCCAGCCGGTCGGCCTGA
- a CDS encoding ABC transporter permease produces the protein MSRRVAAVVLPVLGMLVVLALWWLATVVFAIEEFLLPSPGDVVAAFGEYPGYLLEQAWVTLLETVQGFGLAVVVGIPLALLIVSSTILERTIYPPLLALNAVPKIAIAPILVVWMGFGPGPKVLLVFLVCFFPVVISTASGMKSTPAELVELMRSLSCTRRQEYLKLRLPYALPQVFVGLKTAITLAVIGAVIAEFVGASSGLGFVIVSSGASADTALAFAAMGLLGVISIVLFYGFAYVERRLLPWAEAHRP, from the coding sequence ATGAGCCGCCGTGTGGCCGCGGTCGTGCTGCCGGTACTCGGCATGCTGGTGGTGCTCGCGTTGTGGTGGCTGGCGACGGTCGTGTTCGCGATCGAGGAGTTCCTGCTGCCCAGCCCCGGTGACGTGGTGGCGGCCTTCGGCGAGTACCCGGGCTACCTGCTCGAGCAGGCCTGGGTGACGCTGCTGGAAACCGTCCAGGGGTTCGGCTTGGCCGTCGTGGTGGGCATTCCGCTCGCGCTGCTCATCGTGAGCTCGACGATCCTGGAGCGCACGATCTACCCGCCGCTGCTGGCGCTGAACGCCGTCCCCAAGATCGCCATCGCGCCGATCCTGGTGGTGTGGATGGGTTTCGGTCCCGGGCCGAAGGTCCTCCTGGTGTTCCTGGTGTGCTTCTTCCCGGTGGTCATCTCCACGGCGTCCGGGATGAAGTCGACGCCCGCCGAGCTGGTCGAGCTGATGCGCTCGCTGAGCTGCACCCGCCGCCAGGAGTACCTGAAGCTGCGGCTGCCGTACGCCCTGCCGCAGGTCTTCGTCGGGTTGAAGACGGCGATCACGCTGGCCGTGATCGGTGCGGTGATCGCCGAGTTCGTCGGTGCCAGTTCGGGGCTCGGCTTTGTCATCGTCTCGTCCGGCGCGAGCGCCGACACCGCGCTCGCGTTCGCCGCCATGGGGTTGCTCGGGGTCATCAGCATCGTGTTGTTCTACGGGTTCGCGTACGTGGAACGCCGCCTGCTGCCGTGGGCGGAGGCCCATCGCCCCTGA
- a CDS encoding acyl-CoA dehydrogenase family protein, with product MARKIDEIAPVLRAEAENCEEQGALTDDVVRALESTGVLRIGIPSELGGYEFSPSQVVRTIEQLSYHDASVGWTVMAVQFVTGCTAGYLGAEAVADLYPDVTAGRHAVIAGQGTRLGTAVRADGGYRISGRWGFASGIPLATHIHTAAFCAETGESLVFTFPKELATLVDNWDVLGLRATHSIDYVCEDVFVPATHAFAATTMENVHGGALYRLGLVNLAAVVHSGWALGVGRRLLDELKALVAAKTGTHNAAVDTGWFHAAYARAEARFRAARAWAMEVWADNEATLDRGEHLSTEQETLTRLMLGNTTWSVHDVGDTVHRWAATTAIRRGDLQRYLRDLDTGTQHITSGPVVLQKCGASLAGLAPGAHWHFLDLVPD from the coding sequence ATGGCAAGGAAAATCGACGAGATCGCGCCCGTTCTGCGTGCCGAGGCCGAGAACTGCGAGGAGCAGGGCGCGCTCACCGACGACGTGGTGCGCGCGCTGGAAAGCACCGGGGTGCTGCGGATCGGCATCCCCAGCGAGCTCGGCGGGTACGAGTTCTCGCCGTCGCAGGTGGTGCGGACCATCGAACAGCTGTCGTACCACGACGCTTCCGTTGGCTGGACGGTGATGGCCGTCCAGTTCGTCACCGGCTGCACCGCGGGCTACCTCGGTGCCGAGGCCGTCGCCGACCTGTACCCGGACGTGACCGCGGGCCGCCACGCGGTCATCGCCGGGCAGGGCACTCGCCTCGGTACCGCCGTGCGGGCCGACGGCGGTTACCGGATCAGCGGGCGCTGGGGGTTCGCCTCCGGTATCCCGCTGGCCACGCACATCCACACCGCCGCGTTCTGCGCGGAGACCGGTGAGTCGCTGGTCTTCACCTTCCCCAAGGAACTCGCGACGCTCGTCGACAACTGGGACGTGCTCGGCCTGCGCGCCACGCACAGCATCGACTACGTGTGCGAGGACGTGTTCGTCCCCGCCACGCACGCGTTCGCGGCCACCACCATGGAGAACGTGCACGGTGGCGCGCTCTACCGGCTGGGCCTGGTGAACCTCGCCGCGGTCGTGCACAGCGGCTGGGCGCTCGGCGTCGGGCGGCGGCTGCTCGACGAGCTGAAAGCCTTGGTGGCGGCCAAGACCGGCACGCACAACGCGGCCGTGGACACCGGGTGGTTCCACGCCGCCTACGCGCGGGCCGAGGCGCGGTTCCGGGCGGCCCGCGCGTGGGCCATGGAGGTGTGGGCGGACAACGAGGCGACGCTGGACCGCGGCGAACACCTGAGCACGGAACAGGAAACCCTCACCCGGCTGATGCTCGGCAACACCACCTGGTCCGTGCACGACGTCGGCGACACCGTGCACCGGTGGGCCGCGACCACCGCCATCCGGCGGGGCGACCTGCAGCGCTACCTCCGCGACCTCGACACGGGCACCCAGCACATCACGTCCGGGCCGGTCGTGCTGCAGAAGTGCGGGGCGTCGCTGGCGGGGCTGGCCCCGGGCGCCCACTGGCACTTCCTGGACCTGGTGCCGGACTGA
- a CDS encoding SDR family NAD(P)-dependent oxidoreductase — MGQLDGKTSVVTGGSSGIGLATALRLADEGAYVFVTGRREAELEAAVKTIGADRAEAIVGDISKQEDLDRLYQAVRARGKGLDVLVANAATAAFVTLEQTTEEHFDQTFAVNVRGTLFTVQKALPLLNDGASIVLVGSTAGDRGVEAFGAYAASKAAVRSFARTWSNELKGRGIRVNVVSPAWIETPGGTAAFGDEEAAKAVKENVAATVPSGRMGRPEEAAAVVAFLASDQSSYVIGTNVYVDGGTNQI, encoded by the coding sequence ATGGGGCAGCTGGATGGCAAGACGTCGGTGGTCACCGGAGGCAGCAGCGGGATCGGCCTGGCCACCGCCCTGCGCCTGGCCGACGAAGGCGCATACGTGTTCGTCACCGGCCGGCGCGAGGCCGAACTGGAGGCCGCCGTCAAAACCATCGGCGCGGACCGCGCCGAGGCGATCGTCGGCGACATCTCGAAGCAGGAAGACCTGGACCGGCTCTACCAAGCCGTCCGGGCCCGCGGCAAGGGCTTGGACGTGCTCGTGGCGAACGCCGCGACCGCCGCGTTCGTGACGCTGGAGCAGACCACCGAGGAGCACTTCGACCAGACCTTCGCGGTCAACGTCCGGGGCACCCTGTTCACCGTGCAGAAGGCCTTGCCACTGCTCAACGACGGGGCCTCGATCGTCCTGGTCGGTTCGACCGCCGGTGACCGTGGCGTGGAGGCGTTCGGCGCCTACGCGGCATCGAAGGCGGCCGTCCGTTCGTTCGCGCGGACGTGGTCCAACGAACTCAAGGGCCGCGGCATCCGGGTCAACGTGGTCTCCCCGGCCTGGATCGAGACGCCCGGAGGCACCGCCGCTTTCGGCGACGAGGAGGCGGCCAAGGCCGTCAAGGAGAACGTCGCCGCGACCGTGCCCAGCGGCCGCATGGGCCGGCCCGAGGAAGCCGCCGCGGTCGTGGCCTTCCTGGCCTCGGACCAGAGCAGCTACGTCATCGGCACGAACGTCTACGTCGACGGAGGCACGAACCAGATCTAG
- a CDS encoding DUF6653 family protein, translating to MTNLRALKRAVFARHCHPWSAWTRWASAPLVLVPVWRRSWRDAALVAAWMAINPVVFGKPAHERAWASRAMLGEERWIAERPRDTAMAVNVAATVAGLTGVVAARRRHAPTAAVASATSMALLLAYWELMVRYHDQHNEAG from the coding sequence ATGACGAACCTTCGCGCACTCAAACGAGCGGTGTTCGCCCGCCACTGCCACCCGTGGAGTGCCTGGACGCGCTGGGCGTCCGCCCCGCTGGTGCTGGTCCCGGTGTGGCGGCGCAGCTGGCGCGACGCCGCGCTGGTCGCCGCCTGGATGGCGATCAACCCCGTGGTGTTCGGCAAACCCGCCCACGAACGGGCCTGGGCGAGCCGGGCGATGCTCGGCGAAGAACGCTGGATCGCCGAACGGCCAAGGGACACCGCGATGGCGGTCAACGTGGCCGCCACCGTCGCGGGCCTGACCGGGGTGGTCGCCGCCCGCCGCCGCCACGCCCCCACCGCGGCGGTCGCGTCAGCGACGTCGATGGCGCTGTTGCTGGCCTATTGGGAACTGATGGTCCGCTACCACGACCAGCACAACGAGGCCGGGTGA
- a CDS encoding GbsR/MarR family transcriptional regulator has product MTDAAEELALTLTRNGLQRMTARVLSVLLFTEQESITAGEIAERLSASTGTVSTALKSLGDAGLVERVPAPGSRREHYRCPDDAWARLMSAQNTTVQAMLHAAEQGIAAAGADSVAGRRLANMHDFYTHLMQELPAVIDRWRKGRQR; this is encoded by the coding sequence ATGACCGACGCGGCCGAGGAACTCGCGCTGACCCTGACCCGCAACGGCTTGCAGCGCATGACCGCGCGCGTGCTGTCCGTGCTGCTGTTCACCGAGCAGGAGTCGATCACCGCCGGGGAGATCGCCGAACGGCTCAGCGCGAGCACCGGGACGGTGTCCACCGCGCTGAAATCACTCGGTGACGCCGGGCTGGTCGAGCGGGTGCCCGCCCCGGGCAGCAGGCGCGAGCACTACCGCTGCCCCGACGACGCCTGGGCACGGCTCATGTCGGCGCAGAACACCACCGTGCAAGCGATGCTGCACGCCGCCGAACAGGGCATCGCCGCGGCGGGAGCGGACAGCGTGGCCGGGCGGCGCCTGGCGAACATGCACGACTTCTACACCCACCTCATGCAGGAACTGCCCGCGGTCATCGACCGCTGGCGAAAGGGGCGACAACGATGA